From the genome of Anopheles merus strain MAF chromosome X, AmerM5.1, whole genome shotgun sequence, one region includes:
- the LOC121587937 gene encoding LOW QUALITY PROTEIN: irregular chiasm C-roughest protein-like (The sequence of the model RefSeq protein was modified relative to this genomic sequence to represent the inferred CDS: deleted 1 base in 1 codon), protein MANGSLRFTVLVYGTFALLLSRTVVLTTASAGSSSSSSSGGGGGGGGVQKFAMEPQNQTAIVGSRVTLPCRVESKVGQLQWTKDDFGLGWHRNLSGFDRYSMVGSDEEGDYSLEIYPLMLDDEARYQCQVGRGKDGTPGIRSSFATLTVLVPPEPPKIVQGDFLVTTEDREIELECVSVGGKPAAEITWIDGHGTVLTKGIEYVKEPMGDTGRFTAKSILKLTPKKEHHNTSFTCQAQNTADRTYRSVRLKLEVKYAPKVSVSVVGGALAGGRIPEGAEVRLSCRADANPADVTYRWYKADEPIVGDYTTELVIHNVSKEYHDAVIKCEVHNAVGKSEESEILDISYGPTFRTRPQSVETDLDRKVTLACDVDGNPPPEILWVHEESGRIVSSSANITLMATRETAGRYSCKASVRGFPDIEATAAVQLKGPPTIRSPRQQYGSVNDNSQIQCDAVAIPKAKQVIWTYNGLEVSGENEHTILENHSPEGVRSTLIIPKSKRQHFGVYNCTVLNEYGSDSLEIQFAPMESSSLPVVIILIVAVVFITFVLVLVVSLCCCERKGNKKLPPADVITDHYMTEKTCKESDRSSNVSDLKIDRDHEYSETCSGTDSIATRLAMNMMGSSSGGSNNSGGGGGVGGVGGGGVVSGGGGGGGGVPLAGPVRIPNDYRYSGDYSDGIGSTLQAKIGQSNGGYVPYVDYAQDYNLPMHISSNGQLPNGNLSLTRNRELRQDNGLPSIQSGMGSLSAGLMNTSLMNAPSIDPRYSATYGNPYLRSSSTHLPPLPPPSTANPAMTPAPPPYSAGRHPTSALLMGVNMGVNSGSVIGIGSSLTSPESIRSTSAGSSDPAGTAAQQQQQQQGGQVAAGQTGSPAPGQFILPANGDIRKGALATHV, encoded by the exons atgGCGAACGGAAGCCTGCGGTTTACGGTGCTAGTGTACGGCACGTTCGCGCTGCTCCTCTCCCGGACGGTGGTGCTTACCACGGCCAgtgccggcagcagcagcagcagtagtagtggtggtggtggtggtggtggg ggagTGCAAAAGTTTGCGATGGAACCGCAGAACCAGACGGCAATAGTGGGGTCGCGGGTGACGCTACCGTGCCGGGTCGAGTCGAAGGTGGGCCAGCTCCAGTGGACGAAGGACGACTTCGGGCTCGGGTGGCACCGGAACCTGAGCGGCTTCGACCGCTACTCGATGGTCGGGAGCGACGAGGAGGGCGACTACTCGCTCGAGATCTACCCGCTGATGCTGGACGACGAGGCACGGTACCAGTGCCAGGTGGGCCGCGGAAAGGATG GTACTCCCGGCATTAGGTCGAGCTTCGCCACGCTGACAGTATTAGTTCCGCCGGAACCGCCAAAAATAGTGCAGGGTGACTTTCTGGTCACGACCGAGGACAGGGAGATTGAGCTCGAGTGTGTGTCGGTCGGCGGCAAACCGGCGGCCGAGATTACCTGGATCGACGGGCACGGCACGGTGCTGACCAAGGGCATCGAGTACGTGAAGGAACCGATGGGCGATACCGGCCGCTTCACCGCGAAATCGATCCTGAAGCTGACGCCGAAGAAGGAGCACCACAACACGTCCTTCACCTGCCAGGCGCAGAACACGGCCGACCGGACGTACCGGTCGGTGCGGCTCAAGCTGGAGGTGAAGTACGCGCCGAAGGTCAGCGTGAGCGTCGTCGGAGGCGCACTGGCCGGCGGTCGCATTCCGGAAGGGGCCGAGGTGCGGCTGTCGTGCCGGGCCGACGCGAACCCGGCCGACGTCACCTACCGATGGTACAAGGCGGACGAGCCGATCGTGGGCGACTACACGACGGAACTG GTCATACACAACGTCTCGAAGGAGTACCACGACGCGGTGATCAAGTGCGAGGTGCACAACGCGGTCGGCAAGAGCGAGGAGAGCGAAATCCTCGACATCAGCTACGGGCCGACGTTCCGCACCCGGCCCCAGTCGGTCGAGACGGACCTCGACCGGAAGGTGACGCTGGCCTGCGACGTGGACGGCAACCCGCCGCCCGAGATCCTCTGGGTGCACGAGGAGTCCGGCCGGATCGTGTCCAGCAGCGCGAACATCACGCTGATGGCGACGCGCGAAACGGCCGGCCGGTACAGCTGCAAGGCGAGCGTGCGCGGCTTCCCGGACATCGAGGCGACGGCGGCGGTCCAGCTCAAGGGCCCGCCGACGATCCGGTCGCCCCGCCAGCAGTACGGCTCGGTGAACGACAACTCGCAGATCCAGTGCGACGCGGTCGCGATCCCGAAGGCGAAGCAGGTGATCTGGACGTACAACGGGCTGGAGGTGAGCGGCGAGAACGAGCACACGATACTGGAGAACCACTCGCCCGAGGGCGTCCGGTCCACGCTGATCATACCGAAGAGCAAGCGGCAGCACTTCGGCGTGTACAACTGCACCGTGCTGAACGAGTACGGCAGCGACTCGCTGGAGATACAGTTCGCACCGATGGAGTCGTCGTCGCTGCCGGTCGTCATCATACTGATCGTGGCGGTCGTGTTCATCACGttcgtgctggtgctggtggtgagcCTGTGCTGCTGCGAGCGCAAGGGCAACAAGAAGCTGCCACCGGCGGACGTCATTACGGAT CATTACATGACGGAAAAGACGTGCAAGGAGAGCGACCGGTCGTCCAACGTGAGCGACCTGAAGATAGACCGCGACCACGAGTACTCCGAAACCTGCTCCGGCACGGACAGTATCGCGACCCGGCTGGCAATGAACATGATGGGCTCGTCGAGCGGCGGCAGCAACAATAgcggtggtggaggaggagtaggaggagtaggaggaggaggagtggtcagtggaggtggtggcggcggtggtggtgtaccGCTAGCCGGCCCGGTTCGCATTCCCAACGACTATCG CTACTCGGGTGACTATTCCGACGGCATTGGCTCGACGCTGCAGGCGAAAATTGGGCAAAGCAATGGTGGGTACGTGCCGTACGTCGACTACGCCCAGGACTACAACCTGCCGATGCACATATCGAGCAACGGGCAGCTGCCGAACGGCAACCTAAGCCTGACGCGGAACCGTGAGCTGCGGCAGGACAATGGGCTGCCCAGCATCCAGAGCGGCATGGGTTCGCTGTCGGCCGGTTTGATGA ataCATCCCTGATGAACGCCCCGAGCATAGATCCGCGGTACAGCGCAACGTACGGCAATCCGTACctgcgcagcagcagcacccatCTGCCCCCGCTGCCCCCGCCCAGCACGGCCAACCCGGCGATGACGCCGGCGCCGCCACCGTACAGTGCCGGCCGGCATCCGACCAGCGCCCTGCTGATGGGCGTCAACATGGGCGTCAACTCGGGCAGCGTCATCGGCATCGGCTCGAGCCTGACCAGCCCGGAATCGATCCGGTCGACCAGTGCCGGCAGCAGCGACCCGGCCGGCACCgcggcccagcagcagcagcagcagcagggcggCCAGGTGGCCGCCGGACAGACGGGCAGCCCGGCCCCGGGCCAGTTCATACTGCCCGCGAACGGGGACATACGCAAGGGGGCGCTGGCGACCCACGTCTAG